In Allomuricauda ruestringensis DSM 13258, the following proteins share a genomic window:
- the ilvB gene encoding biosynthetic-type acetolactate synthase large subunit encodes METLKAQKKDSKKQKAIRISGAEAIIHCLLAEGVDLIYGYPGGAIMPVYDELYKFQDKLTHILTRHEQGATHAAQGYARVTGRVGVAMATSGPGATNLVTGIADAQIDSTPMVCITGQVTRSLLGSDAFQETDIVGISTPVTKWNYQITKVEEIPEIMAKAFYIARSGRPGPVLVDITKNAQFDELDFVYEKCTAVRSYKPVPTPEPSSLEKAAELINNAKKPFIVFGQGVILGEAEAELKAFVEKTGIPAAWTILGLSAMDTDHPLNVGMVGMHGNYGPNMLTNECDVLIAIGMRFDDRVTGNLDTYAKQAKVIHFEIDPAEVNKNVKVDVAVLGNAKETLSGILPLVNKNEHKEWKAEFDKMYQIEYDTLINNDIHPTKEGLTMGEVIEQINMASGHEAVIVSDVGQHQMIACRYAKFKQSKSNITSGGLGTMGFGLPAAIGAKMGAMDREVVAIIGDGGYQMTIQELGVIFQHNVPVKIVVLNNDHLGMVRQWQELFFDRRYASTVMTNPDFVKIAEGYHIKSRRVSERKDLQEAVQEMMASNDPYFLEVKVEKEDNVFPMIPSGASVSDIRLK; translated from the coding sequence ATGGAGACATTAAAAGCACAAAAAAAAGATAGTAAAAAGCAAAAAGCAATTAGGATTTCTGGTGCAGAAGCCATTATCCATTGTTTGCTTGCAGAAGGGGTTGATTTGATTTATGGTTACCCCGGAGGTGCCATTATGCCCGTCTACGATGAACTATACAAGTTTCAAGATAAATTAACCCATATTCTGACGCGTCACGAGCAAGGCGCTACACACGCTGCCCAAGGCTACGCCAGGGTTACAGGTAGGGTAGGGGTTGCCATGGCAACTTCAGGGCCAGGTGCGACCAATTTGGTGACTGGAATTGCAGATGCACAGATAGATTCTACACCTATGGTGTGTATCACGGGCCAGGTAACCAGAAGTCTTTTGGGGTCGGATGCGTTCCAAGAAACGGATATCGTAGGTATTTCTACGCCAGTGACCAAATGGAATTATCAGATTACCAAGGTGGAAGAGATTCCAGAGATTATGGCGAAGGCATTTTATATTGCTAGATCAGGAAGACCGGGGCCTGTGTTGGTGGACATTACGAAAAACGCACAGTTTGATGAGCTTGATTTTGTGTATGAAAAATGTACGGCGGTTCGTAGTTATAAGCCCGTTCCAACACCAGAACCTAGTAGCCTTGAAAAGGCAGCGGAACTCATCAACAATGCTAAAAAACCTTTTATTGTATTTGGTCAAGGAGTAATTTTGGGTGAAGCTGAAGCTGAGCTTAAAGCCTTTGTTGAAAAAACGGGAATTCCTGCCGCTTGGACCATTTTAGGACTATCCGCGATGGATACCGACCATCCTTTGAACGTTGGTATGGTGGGCATGCACGGGAACTATGGTCCAAACATGTTGACCAACGAGTGCGATGTGCTTATCGCTATCGGGATGCGTTTTGATGATCGTGTAACCGGAAACTTGGACACCTATGCCAAGCAGGCCAAGGTCATTCATTTTGAGATAGATCCTGCGGAAGTCAACAAAAATGTAAAAGTGGATGTTGCTGTTTTGGGCAATGCCAAGGAAACTTTGAGTGGGATTTTACCTTTGGTAAATAAAAATGAGCACAAAGAATGGAAGGCCGAGTTCGATAAGATGTATCAAATCGAATACGATACCTTGATCAATAATGATATTCATCCTACCAAGGAAGGATTGACTATGGGCGAGGTAATCGAGCAAATCAATATGGCTTCTGGTCATGAAGCAGTAATTGTTTCGGATGTGGGTCAACACCAAATGATAGCTTGCCGTTATGCTAAGTTCAAACAATCCAAGAGTAATATAACCTCTGGAGGTTTGGGAACCATGGGGTTTGGGCTTCCAGCCGCTATTGGAGCCAAAATGGGCGCTATGGACCGCGAGGTGGTGGCAATCATAGGAGATGGCGGTTATCAAATGACCATTCAGGAGTTGGGCGTTATTTTCCAGCACAATGTACCCGTCAAGATTGTGGTGTTGAACAATGACCACTTGGGCATGGTGCGCCAATGGCAAGAACTGTTCTTTGATAGGCGATATGCATCCACCGTAATGACAAATCCAGATTTTGTAAAAATCGCTGAGGGTTATCATATTAAATCAAGAAGAGTGTCAGAACGTAAAGACCTTCAAGAGGCAGTACAGGAAATGATGGCATCCAACGACCCCTACTTTTTGGAAGTGAAAGTGGAGAAAGAGGACAACGTTTTCCCAATGATTCCATCAGGTGCTTCCGTTTCAGACATCAGATTAAAATAA
- the ilvD gene encoding dihydroxy-acid dehydratase: MELNKFSKKVTQDPTLPAAQAMLHAIGLTDEDLQKPLIGIASTGYEGNPCNMHLNDLALDVKKGVESSNLVGLIFNTIGVSDGISNGTPGMRYSLPSRDIIADSIETVIHAMSYDGLVTVVGCDKNMPGALMAQLRLNRPSILVYGGTIAPGCHNNKKLDIISAFEAYGQKVAGAIDETEYKEVIHKACPGAGACGGMYTANTMASAIEAMGMSIPFNSSIPAVNDKKQADCEASGAALLHLLKEDIKPRDIVTKKSLENAFRLVTVLGGSTNAVLHFMAIAHAAEVDFTLEDITRISESTPLLADLKPSGKYLMEDLHKVGGVPAVLKYMLKEGMLHGDCMTVTGKTLAENLLDAPDLAEGQDIIRKKEQPIKETGHIRILYGNLASEGAVAKITGKEGLEFTGTARVFDSETAVNHGIHTGKVQKGDVVVIRYEGPKGAPGMPEMLKPTSAIMGAGLGKDVALITDGRFSGGSHGFVVGHVSPEAQVGGGIALVKDGDEITIDAVNNTININISDEEFEERMKEWKQPELKIKSGSLYKYAKTVSSASKGCVTDLF; this comes from the coding sequence ATGGAATTGAACAAGTTTAGTAAAAAAGTTACACAAGACCCAACGCTGCCAGCTGCACAAGCAATGTTGCACGCGATTGGATTAACAGATGAAGATTTACAAAAACCTTTAATAGGGATTGCAAGTACAGGCTACGAGGGTAACCCCTGTAATATGCACTTGAATGATCTGGCCCTCGATGTAAAAAAGGGAGTGGAGTCCTCCAATTTGGTCGGACTTATCTTTAACACTATAGGGGTGAGTGATGGAATATCCAACGGAACCCCAGGAATGCGATACTCCTTGCCATCTAGGGACATAATAGCCGATTCCATTGAAACCGTAATCCATGCCATGAGCTACGACGGATTGGTCACCGTGGTTGGATGCGATAAAAACATGCCTGGTGCCCTAATGGCGCAATTGCGACTCAACCGCCCATCCATCTTGGTATATGGCGGAACCATTGCTCCGGGGTGTCACAACAATAAAAAATTGGATATCATCTCAGCTTTTGAGGCTTACGGACAAAAAGTCGCTGGCGCTATAGATGAAACGGAATACAAGGAAGTCATCCATAAAGCATGCCCGGGAGCTGGAGCTTGTGGAGGGATGTACACCGCCAACACCATGGCTTCTGCCATTGAGGCCATGGGAATGTCCATACCGTTCAACTCATCCATTCCGGCAGTAAACGATAAAAAACAGGCGGACTGTGAAGCATCAGGTGCCGCTTTGTTGCATTTGTTGAAGGAAGACATCAAACCAAGGGATATTGTCACTAAAAAATCATTGGAAAACGCATTTAGGTTAGTCACCGTACTTGGTGGCTCTACCAATGCCGTGCTTCACTTTATGGCCATTGCACACGCTGCTGAGGTTGATTTTACCTTGGAGGATATCACAAGAATCAGTGAATCCACGCCCTTATTGGCCGATTTAAAGCCAAGTGGAAAATACTTGATGGAAGACCTCCATAAAGTAGGTGGCGTTCCAGCGGTATTAAAATATATGCTGAAGGAAGGGATGCTTCATGGCGATTGTATGACGGTCACAGGAAAAACATTGGCAGAAAACCTATTGGATGCCCCTGATTTGGCCGAAGGTCAGGATATCATCAGAAAGAAGGAACAACCCATTAAAGAAACCGGCCATATTCGTATATTATATGGAAACCTCGCTTCTGAAGGTGCCGTAGCCAAAATCACAGGTAAAGAAGGACTTGAATTTACCGGAACAGCTCGTGTTTTTGATAGCGAAACTGCGGTGAATCATGGAATCCATACCGGAAAAGTGCAAAAAGGCGATGTGGTGGTCATTCGTTACGAAGGTCCAAAAGGAGCTCCGGGAATGCCCGAAATGTTAAAGCCTACATCTGCCATTATGGGTGCTGGACTCGGAAAAGATGTTGCACTGATAACCGATGGAAGATTTTCCGGTGGTTCCCACGGGTTCGTGGTCGGTCACGTCTCTCCAGAAGCCCAGGTAGGTGGCGGGATTGCCTTGGTGAAAGATGGAGATGAAATCACCATTGATGCCGTAAATAATACCATCAACATCAATATATCGGACGAAGAGTTTGAAGAAAGAATGAAAGAATGGAAGCAACCTGAACTCAAAATAAAATCAGGAAGCTTATATAAATATGCCAAAACGGTATCATCTGCATCAAAAGGCTGTGTTACCGACTTGTTCTAA
- a CDS encoding biotin-dependent carboxyltransferase family protein, whose product MLKVLKPGLYLTIQDLGRYGYRDIGVPISGAMDVESVKKANLLLENDENDAVLEITMTGPTLQFDTDTYISLSGAHIVATLNNEPIDNYTVIKVKKGDILSYGRLEKGFRGYLAVKGGLQSEKLLNSRSQFFPVTKTARVKDGQEIPYRETVDYEPKISEVKIEEHFEINKLKVYKGPEFSLLSDAQLTEIFAKPFTISKENNRMAYQLSELIAGHSHSMLTSGTLPGTIQLTPAGRMIILMKDGQTTGGYPRILQLSEESISILAQKKYGDELSFKLF is encoded by the coding sequence ATGCTTAAAGTATTGAAACCAGGCCTTTATTTAACTATCCAAGACCTTGGTAGGTATGGGTACAGGGATATTGGTGTTCCAATTTCTGGAGCGATGGATGTGGAATCTGTAAAAAAGGCCAATCTTTTACTGGAGAATGATGAGAATGATGCCGTTTTGGAAATTACCATGACGGGCCCCACGCTACAGTTTGATACCGATACGTATATAAGTTTGTCCGGAGCACATATTGTTGCCACCCTGAACAATGAACCTATTGATAATTACACGGTGATCAAGGTGAAAAAGGGCGATATTTTATCTTATGGCAGGCTGGAGAAAGGATTCAGGGGGTATTTGGCCGTAAAAGGCGGTCTTCAATCAGAAAAACTGCTCAATAGCCGTTCACAGTTTTTCCCCGTTACCAAAACGGCCAGGGTAAAAGATGGCCAAGAGATACCATACCGGGAAACCGTGGACTATGAGCCCAAAATATCGGAAGTAAAGATTGAGGAACATTTCGAAATAAATAAACTAAAGGTCTACAAAGGCCCAGAGTTTTCATTGTTATCCGATGCCCAACTCACCGAGATTTTTGCCAAACCATTTACCATATCCAAGGAGAATAACCGAATGGCATACCAGCTTTCGGAATTGATAGCGGGACATTCACATTCCATGTTGACCTCTGGGACTTTACCGGGCACCATTCAGCTTACCCCGGCAGGTCGCATGATCATTTTAATGAAGGACGGACAGACCACAGGAGGCTATCCTCGAATCTTGCAACTTTCGGAAGAATCCATCTCCATTTTGGCCCAGAAAAAGTATGGGGATGAGCTTAGTTTTAAGCTTTTCTAA
- the pxpB gene encoding 5-oxoprolinase subunit PxpB, with amino-acid sequence MKSYPISIKPFGERAVLVEWPGEVSESILADILDFMDAFKELKISGWEMSVAYNSLTMVYNQDHIDFEETKNMILECHEEQAKSKTERVQHLWTLPVCYDLEFGVDMEETAKTLNLSIEELIKQHTSHQYVVYGIGFLPGFMYLGGLPTSLEIPRRAEPRLKVQKGSVGLASKQTGIYPQDSPGGWNIIGNCPVNLFDPSKKEPCFVKVGDKIQFESISKAEYELHKIEGEVGIYEPEKVVLDA; translated from the coding sequence ATGAAAAGTTACCCCATTAGCATCAAGCCCTTCGGAGAACGAGCTGTTTTAGTGGAATGGCCCGGAGAGGTAAGTGAATCCATTTTGGCAGATATCCTCGATTTTATGGACGCTTTTAAAGAGCTGAAAATTTCTGGCTGGGAAATGTCCGTTGCCTATAATTCTTTGACCATGGTCTATAACCAAGACCATATAGATTTTGAGGAGACCAAAAACATGATTTTGGAATGTCATGAAGAACAAGCCAAATCAAAAACAGAACGGGTGCAGCATTTATGGACCCTTCCTGTGTGCTACGACCTTGAGTTTGGAGTGGATATGGAAGAAACGGCCAAAACTCTCAATCTTTCAATAGAAGAACTTATAAAGCAACATACCTCGCACCAATATGTGGTGTATGGAATCGGTTTTTTACCAGGTTTTATGTACTTGGGCGGACTTCCAACATCTTTGGAGATTCCGCGTAGAGCAGAACCTAGATTAAAGGTCCAAAAGGGTTCAGTGGGATTGGCTAGCAAGCAAACTGGTATTTATCCGCAAGATTCACCAGGGGGCTGGAACATTATAGGGAATTGTCCCGTAAACTTGTTCGACCCAAGTAAAAAGGAACCGTGTTTTGTAAAAGTAGGGGATAAGATACAGTTCGAGAGCATATCCAAAGCAGAGTATGAACTTCATAAAATTGAAGGCGAAGTAGGCATTTACGAACCCGAAAAAGTTGTTTTGGATGCTTAA
- the pxpA gene encoding 5-oxoprolinase subunit PxpA, which yields MKKWKIDINCDVGEGVGNEADIFPYISSCNIACGGHAGNQETMLKVASQAKEHHLKVGSHPSYPDKANFGREVMDISNQDLIQSIRKQLADFDEVLEQKQITLHHIKAHGALYNQTANDKNLAKVYLEAIIDYKDKAILYVPFGSVIAKMAMEKGFKVWFEAFADRNYNSNMSLVSRKQENALIEEPEAVLQHILPIIKKSKVLSVDGESMEIKANTLCIHGDTVSALKILMYLSKELAKNQVQIQK from the coding sequence ATGAAAAAATGGAAAATAGATATTAATTGTGATGTAGGCGAAGGAGTTGGGAACGAAGCCGATATATTTCCTTACATAAGTTCCTGCAACATTGCTTGCGGAGGTCACGCAGGGAATCAAGAAACCATGTTGAAGGTTGCTTCACAGGCCAAAGAACATCATCTTAAAGTGGGTTCGCACCCATCATATCCGGACAAAGCCAATTTTGGCAGGGAAGTGATGGATATTTCAAACCAAGACCTAATACAAAGTATTAGAAAGCAATTGGCAGACTTTGATGAGGTGTTGGAACAGAAACAAATCACATTGCACCATATTAAGGCACATGGCGCATTATACAATCAAACAGCAAACGATAAGAATTTGGCAAAGGTGTATTTGGAGGCCATTATTGATTATAAGGATAAGGCCATCCTTTATGTCCCTTTCGGTTCGGTAATAGCAAAAATGGCAATGGAAAAGGGTTTTAAGGTTTGGTTTGAAGCGTTTGCGGACAGAAACTACAATTCCAATATGTCGCTCGTCTCCAGAAAACAAGAAAATGCACTAATTGAAGAGCCCGAAGCGGTGTTGCAACATATTTTACCCATTATTAAAAAAAGTAAAGTTTTGTCGGTTGATGGTGAATCCATGGAAATCAAAGCCAACACCCTTTGTATTCATGGCGATACGGTTTCTGCCTTAAAAATATTAATGTATCTTTCAAAAGAATTAGCCAAGAACCAGGTGCAGATACAAAAATGA
- a CDS encoding Nramp family divalent metal transporter: MFKKIGPGVLVAAAFVGPGTITMCTLAGAHFGYALIWALLVSIIATIVLQGMAGRIGLVTQNGLVDVVRTELKTPWIRNVVIAIVLGAILVGNAAYEAGNIGGATLGLEQLLPQQQIKPFLPAIIGTVIFLLLWFSSYKILEKIFVGLVGIMGLSFVISAIITQPSIAGILKGMFVPQLPEGGLLTVIALVGTTVVPYNLFLHASLVKEKWNSINDLKTVNWDTIISIGLGGLVSMAILITASAAPISDINHALDMAKSLEPLFGKMAVYFMATGLLAAGITSAITAPLAAAYVASSCFGWQGGMQNRKFKIVWGIVLLCGVVFLSFDIKPIEVIQFAQVANGILLPVMALLLLWVVNKKSVMGENKNSLLQNVLGITIVIFAIFLGAKSIFKVIGLF; this comes from the coding sequence ATGTTTAAAAAAATAGGGCCGGGTGTGCTAGTCGCAGCCGCATTTGTGGGCCCGGGAACCATAACTATGTGCACCTTGGCCGGAGCTCACTTTGGCTACGCTTTAATTTGGGCATTATTGGTGTCCATTATCGCAACCATTGTATTGCAGGGCATGGCCGGTAGAATCGGCTTGGTGACCCAAAACGGTCTCGTGGATGTAGTTAGAACCGAACTTAAAACACCATGGATCCGAAACGTTGTAATCGCGATAGTTTTGGGAGCTATTTTAGTGGGAAATGCAGCTTACGAAGCAGGTAATATTGGCGGTGCCACTCTTGGACTTGAACAGCTTTTGCCACAACAACAAATAAAACCCTTTTTGCCAGCGATCATCGGTACTGTTATATTTCTGTTGCTCTGGTTTAGCAGTTATAAGATTTTGGAAAAGATATTTGTTGGGTTGGTCGGTATTATGGGATTGAGTTTTGTGATTTCTGCCATCATCACCCAACCATCAATTGCAGGAATATTAAAAGGAATGTTTGTGCCACAATTGCCCGAAGGAGGTTTGCTAACGGTTATAGCTTTGGTGGGCACTACAGTGGTTCCTTACAATCTCTTTTTGCATGCATCGTTGGTAAAGGAAAAATGGAATTCCATAAACGATTTAAAGACTGTGAATTGGGACACCATCATTTCCATAGGCTTGGGAGGATTGGTATCCATGGCCATTCTTATTACAGCTTCTGCAGCGCCAATTTCGGATATCAACCATGCATTGGACATGGCCAAGTCCTTGGAACCCCTATTCGGAAAAATGGCGGTTTACTTTATGGCAACAGGGCTATTGGCAGCGGGCATTACCTCTGCCATTACAGCGCCTTTGGCTGCGGCCTATGTGGCAAGTAGTTGTTTTGGTTGGCAAGGCGGGATGCAGAACAGAAAATTCAAAATAGTGTGGGGCATTGTGCTTTTATGTGGTGTGGTTTTCCTTTCTTTTGATATAAAACCAATCGAAGTGATTCAATTTGCCCAGGTCGCCAACGGAATATTGCTTCCCGTGATGGCATTGTTGCTGTTGTGGGTGGTGAACAAGAAATCCGTAATGGGAGAAAACAAGAACTCACTGCTGCAAAATGTACTGGGAATTACCATTGTGATATTTGCTATATTCCTTGGAGCAAAAAGTATATTTAAAGTAATAGGGCTTTTTTAA
- a CDS encoding YifB family Mg chelatase-like AAA ATPase, with amino-acid sequence MLIKVYGSAVFGIEATTIVVEVNIDKGIGYHLVGLPDNAIKESNYRIAAALQNNGYRIPGKKITINMAPADLRKEGSAYDLTLAIGILAASDQIRSENIDKYLIMGELSLDGSLQPIKGALPIAIKAKEEGFEGFILPKENANEAAVVDGLKVYGVENIREVIDFFDANVPLEQTHVDTRQEFYEHLHLPEFDFADVKGQESIKRCMEIAAAGGHNIILIGPPGAGKTMLAKRLPSILPPMTLHEALETTKIHSVVGKVKNKGLMSQRPFRNPHHTISSAALVGGGSYPQPGEISLSHNGVLFLDELPEFERRVLEVMRQPMEDREVTIARAQFTVTYPSSFMLVASMNPSPGGYFNDPDAPVTSSPAEMQRYLGKISGPLLDRIDIHIEVTPVPFDKLSEERKGESSVVIRKRVEAAREIQTQRFKDVEGIHYNAQMGTKHIRKFCKLNESSKNLLKDAMQRLNLSARAYDRILKVSRTIADLEQSEDVVENHISEAIQYRSLDREGWLG; translated from the coding sequence ATGCTCATAAAAGTTTACGGGAGTGCCGTATTTGGCATTGAGGCAACTACCATTGTCGTGGAAGTCAACATAGATAAAGGCATCGGCTACCACTTGGTAGGATTGCCCGATAATGCCATAAAGGAAAGTAACTACCGGATTGCGGCTGCTCTACAAAATAATGGTTACCGAATTCCCGGCAAAAAAATCACCATCAACATGGCCCCTGCCGATTTAAGAAAAGAAGGATCGGCTTACGATCTTACTTTGGCCATTGGTATTTTGGCGGCATCGGACCAAATCCGTTCAGAAAACATTGATAAGTACTTGATTATGGGAGAACTTTCTTTGGATGGAAGTCTACAGCCCATAAAAGGTGCTCTGCCCATTGCCATAAAAGCCAAGGAGGAGGGGTTTGAAGGATTTATTTTACCCAAAGAAAATGCGAACGAAGCTGCTGTTGTAGATGGACTAAAAGTATATGGCGTTGAAAATATTAGAGAGGTCATTGATTTTTTTGATGCCAATGTTCCTTTGGAACAGACCCATGTGGATACCCGGCAGGAGTTTTACGAGCACTTGCACCTTCCAGAGTTTGATTTTGCTGATGTAAAAGGGCAAGAAAGCATAAAGCGATGTATGGAAATTGCCGCTGCAGGTGGACACAATATTATTTTGATCGGTCCGCCCGGGGCAGGGAAGACCATGTTGGCGAAGCGATTACCTTCCATTTTGCCCCCGATGACACTTCACGAAGCTTTGGAAACCACCAAAATACATAGCGTTGTGGGGAAAGTTAAAAATAAGGGGTTGATGAGTCAAAGGCCGTTCAGAAACCCACACCATACCATTAGTTCTGCTGCGTTGGTGGGAGGCGGTAGTTACCCGCAACCCGGGGAAATCTCTTTATCGCACAATGGAGTGCTGTTTTTGGATGAACTACCGGAATTTGAGCGCCGTGTTCTGGAAGTGATGCGACAGCCCATGGAAGATAGGGAAGTGACCATTGCCCGTGCACAGTTTACGGTAACCTACCCCAGTAGTTTTATGTTGGTTGCAAGTATGAACCCGAGTCCCGGAGGATATTTTAACGATCCTGATGCACCCGTCACTTCCTCTCCCGCAGAAATGCAACGTTATTTGGGGAAAATATCAGGTCCGTTGTTGGATAGAATAGACATCCATATTGAAGTAACCCCTGTTCCTTTTGACAAATTGTCCGAAGAGCGAAAAGGGGAGAGTAGTGTTGTAATAAGAAAAAGGGTGGAAGCCGCACGAGAGATCCAAACCCAAAGATTTAAAGATGTTGAAGGCATACATTACAACGCCCAAATGGGCACAAAGCATATTAGAAAGTTCTGTAAGTTGAATGAGTCTTCCAAAAACCTTTTAAAAGATGCCATGCAGCGTTTAAACCTTTCTGCTAGGGCCTATGACCGAATTTTGAAGGTATCCCGAACCATAGCCGATTTGGAACAATCCGAAGATGTAGTGGAAAATCACATTTCTGAGGCCATACAGTACAGAAGTTTAGATAGAGAAGGTTGGTTGGGTTAA